Genomic DNA from Pseudodesulfovibrio sp. S3:
CGTACCCCTTGCCGAAGCACCGCATATCTATGTAGAAATTATATACCTTGGTGTTGTGCCCCACCTTGTCCTTGATCAGGTGATCGTACTTGAGGGCGTACATGCAGCAGGTTCGCGAGCAGTATTCGTGGTAATTCTTGTCACGGCTGCCCACGCAATGGATGATGGCCACGCTCTCGGGCAACTTGCCGTTCTTCATGAGAATCTTGCCGCCGGTCGGACCCACAGCGTTGTTCAGCCGCTCGAACTGGAGGGCCGTATAGACCTCGTCGAACCTGCCGAACCCGTATTCGGCCATGGGCGTCGGGTCCATGGCCGCGTACCCGGTGGCCAGCACGATGCTGCCCACATGAAAGACCTCAAGGCTCTCCTTCATCTCGTAATCGATGGCCCCGGTGGGACAGATCGTCTGGCAGACGCCGCACTTGCCCTTGGTGATCATCTTGCAGATGGTCCCGTCAATGACCGGCGTGTTCGGCACGGCCTGCGGTGAATTCCTGAAAATGGCCTTGCGCCTGGTCAGCCCTTCATCGAACTCGCTGGGTGCCTTGGTCGGACACTTTTCCAGGCAGGCACCGCACCCAGTGCAGATATCCGCATTGATGTAGCGGGGCTTGTGCCGGACCGTAACCGTGTAGTTGCCCACGAAGCCGGAAACCTCATCGACCTCGCTCCAGGTCATGAGGTTGATGTTCGGTTCCTGGGAAACCGCCACCATCTTGGGGGTGGAGATGCAGGCCGCGCAATCCAGGGTCGGAAACGTCTTGTCGAACTGGGCCATATGCCCGCCGATGGACGGTCCCTTTTCCACGAGATGCACCCGGTGCCCTGATTTGGCTATGTCCAGCGAAGCCTGGATACCGGCAATTCCGGCACCCACCACCATGACATCCGGCAGGACGTCGACTTCACGGGAAAAGAGTTCCTGATGCTGCCCCACCCTCTCCACGGCGGCCTCCACGATGTGCATGGCCTTGGCCGTGGCCTCGACCGGATCCGCAGTGATCCACGAACAATGCTCCCGGATGCAGGAATGCTGCAACAGATACGGATTAAGACCAGCCCGGGCGCATGCCCCCTGGAACGTCTTTTCGTGGAGCCTGGGGGAACAGGAGGCGACCACCACGCGACTCAGGCCATATTCCCTGATATCCTTGATGATCATCTCCTGACCGGGGTCCGAACACATGAACTGGTAGTCGCGCGAAACCGCAACGTCCTTGAGCCCCCTTGCGTAGGCAGCGACACCTTCACAGTCGACCTTGCCCGCGATGTTGGACCCGCAATGACATACATAGACGCCTATCTTCTTGGCCATGGCTCGCCCCTCCCGCAGGTGGTCAACGAATGCTCTTGCCGCTGTTCAATTCCAGGGTCAACTCACCGACAAGTCGCTTGAGCTTCTCGTTCTCCACTGCCAACTCCGACTCGTCCTGGGCGTTCGGGGGTCTCTCGAAAACCTGATGGCAGTGCTCCAGAAAATACCCCCGCCACTTGTAATATTGACCGGGCCGAAGATCGTGGGACCGGCACAGCTCGTTGACGCACCCCCCCATGAGCCCTTCCAGCACCAGCCTCGCCTTTGTCCTTGCATCCCATTTCCTTCGCATCCGCCCACCTCCTGCCGACCGTCCCCTCGTCTTCTCATTTCAGGGCCTTTTCATGGTGACCTTGAGAAGGCCTGCATCGGCCTGCGCTCTTGTTCCTCAAGGCTTTCCGCGGCAACCTGTTGTCATTCAGGAGAAAAAAACACACACCTGTTTTCAAACCACGCAACCAAGGGTGTCTCTTCTTCTCAAGATCAATATCCGTACCGTTATGAATATGCGCAGTAATCTTCTGCGATTGCTCATGGAGAACCACTGTGAAACGGCTGAAATGCAATCGGAAACAAGGGATTTTCGTCTTGTGCTGCTGGATTTGTCTTGTCTGACAAGACCGGGCGCAGAATGAGGTGACACCCAGCGCCGATAAAGGAAACGATTGTGCTCCCATAGGTCCACCGGCACTCTCTTGGATACCGGCCATGCAGGGTCTGCAGACCATCTTGTCCGGCGATATTCATGGGAGCACTGCTGTTATTAAATACTTTTTGCCAATGAATTCATAAGCAACGGTTTATTGACACATCCGTACAATAACGTGATATGATATGACGGATTAATTATCGTGGGGCGAACGCCATGGCTGACATCCTCATCATAGACGGCGACATTTCCTTTGCCACGCAATTGGAAGCGGACCTCCTGCGCCATGGGCTGCCTGCGGCATCCTGCAATTGCCTTGCCCGGGCCATGGGCATGCTCCACATGGGCAATTATAAGATCGTGCTGATCGGCGACGGCCTCCCGGACGGCGATTGCCTGGATTTTCTTGCCACCATAAGAGAAATCCCCTCCTTTCCCGAAGTCATCATCATCTCCCGAAACAGAGACCCGGACGTGGTGGAAAAGGCCATAGAGAACGGGGCGTGGAACTACATGATCAAGCCGCCGAACATGCAGCGGCTGCTCGTGCACATACACAGGATCATTGAGTACCAGACCGAAAAAAGCACAACGGGTGTTCCGATTTCCCTGCGCAGGGAAGGGATCATAGGGAACAGCCGCCTGCTCCTGGCCTGCCTGGATACCGTGGCCCAGGCGGCGGCCACCGACAGCAACGTGCTCCTCTTCGGGGAGACCGGAACCGGCAAGGAGCTCTTCGCCAGGGCCATCCACAAAAACAGCGCTCGGGAGAAAAAGCCGTTCGTGGTCGTGGACTGCGCGGCACTGCCAGACACCCTGGCAGAGAACCTGCTGTTCGGCCATGAACGGGGCGCATACACCAGCGCCGACCATCACTCCATTGGCCTCATCAAGCAGGCGGACGGAGGAACGCTCTTTCTCGACGAAATCGGCGAACTGCCGATCTCCATGCAAAAGGTCTTCTTGAGGGTCCTGGAGGGACGAAGCTTCAGACCGGTCGGCGGCGTCAAGGAGGTCACCAGCAATTTCCGACTGCTCGCGGCAACCAACCGCAACCTGGAGGAAATGGTCCAGAGAGAGGAATTCAGGCGGGATCTCTTCTACCGGCTCCTCGGAATCCAGATCCAACTCCCGCCGCTCAGGGCCATCGCCGAAGACATCAACGAACTGGCCTGCAATTTCATCCGCCGCCATTGCCAGCGGATGAAAATAGAAGGCAAGGGGTTTTCATCGGATTTCCTGGACGCGCTCATGCAATATGATTGGCCCGGCAACATCAGGGAACTCATGAACACCATAGAACAAGCCATTGCCCAGGCCGGAAAGGAAGCCATCCTCTACCCGCGACATCTTCCCAAGACCATCCGGGCACAGCTCGCCCGCCGGGCACTGGGAAATGCAACAGACACACAGTCCGAACAGGAAACGGAAATACTCGATGCAGACACTTTTCCCGATCTGAAATCCCATCGCAAACAGCAGATACTGGAACTTGAAACGCAGTATCTCAAGAACCTGATGCGGATCACTCTCGGCGACATGGAACAGTCCTGCCGGATAGCGGGACTCTCACGTGCCCGGCTCTATGCCCTGCTCAAACGGTATGCCATCACCAAACCATAAAGCGCCCGGGACCGACGGCCTCGACAGAGGTTGGCGCATGCCGTATACGCCCGGCATCGGCAAAGTGGAGGGCAACCTGGAACTCGAAATCCGCCCACTGCCGTCCCCACTGCGGAGAGTTTCCCGATTCCCAGCGTTGACCGTCCCTACCAGTTGCAGTACTTAGCCAAGGGACAAGAGGACATGAGATGATACGCGATACCGACATAGGCGGCCAGGACAGGGAAAACGCCATACCCGTGGAAGACCTGCGGAGTTTTGTGGATGATTTCCCCGCTCTGCTTTGGCGTATCGAAATAGCCCGCTCCCGTATCGAATTCCTCAACAACTATCCCCTGCTGCCGCTCGGCGACAGCGCCCAGCTCTTTTTGAAGAACAAGGCCTTCCGCAAACAGATGCTTCTCCCTGAAGACGCCCATCTGCTGGACACCTTTCTGGACGCGGTCAGCCAGGGCCGCACCATGGCAACGGCCTTCAGGGTGTACACCCCGAACGACTCCATCATGTGGCTCAAGCTGACAGGAGCGGTCAATTCGTCGGACCCGCGCTATTATTACGGGTATCTCCTGGACATCGGCGACACCGTGCATGTCATCCGGGACATCCAGAAAAACGAGGAAGCGGCGCGATTGCGCATCAATCACGTACCGACCCCGGTCCTCCTGATCAATCACCAGTCCCTGCGCATCAGGCAGGCCAACGCCGCCGCCAGGAATCTCTTCAGCCTGCCGAGGTCATCCAACGGAAGACTGCCGCATTTTTCCGAAGTGTCCCCGAAAACCAACGAAACGAAACTCGAAGCCATACTCAACGATCTGCCTGACAAACCCTGGGCCGGCCTGCTCGATTTCAACACGACACAGGGCGAACCCTTCAAGGCCGAAACGAAACTCCACTGGGTCCCGTGGAGGCAGACCGCGCTCATCAGGATGTCGGTCACCCCGATCAACAAGGAAAATGACGCCGACGCCCAGACGCAGACCAAAAACCTGAAAGCCGGATTCAAGGATGCACCGGACCTTGCCGCCATGCTCGAACAGGCGCTGAAACACCCCTCCATCAGCACACGGTGCAACGCGATCATGCTTTCTGTCATCCATGCCCGCAGCAACAAGGTCTTTGTAGCCGGAGCAGGCGCCCCCCTTGCCAACATGCCGCAGGGAGAAGAGTTCTCATACAGGGGAACCATTGCCGAAGACATCGTCCGCTTCAATCTGGATCACCTGGTGGTAGACGACACCCTGGACAGCATCAAACCCATTGATTGGGCCCTGTTCATCCCACGCGGCATCCGCTCCTACTTCGCCAAACCATTTTATGAACGCAAGACGCTGCGCACCGTCCTCATCCTCTGTTCCACCGAACCGGATCAGTTCGCAGGGGTAAAACCCGATGCCTTTGACGACATCCTCACCCCCCTGAACGACGCCGCCCGCACCCTCCGCCCCAAACGGGCCAAACGAAACCGCTCCTAGGGATCACCCGCTCCGAACCATCTTGCGAAGCACGGCGCCCTGCCATGTTTCGTACTCCTGCACTGCCTCAGGCAAACGCCCCTCATCGGTCAACTGTCGTTTTCACCCCGGACCGGGTCACCCGGTTATCACGACACATACGCCTTGATTGGTTCTACCAATTACTATATTGGGTCAATATAGACCTACAATTGGCTCAACGACCCCCTTTTTCTACAATTTTGTTGGCACCACTGTTGTCGGGCGGCTAATTGGTAATTCCAATATGGCTGTAATTGCCCGAGGACCATGGTGCATCATGAACAAAAAAGACAAGGCGCTCGAAAAACTCGGACAGATCATCCAGGACATGGAGCTCAAGGCCGGCGACAGGCTGCCCTCCGAACGGCGGCTGGAGACCATGCTCGAGGTGAGCCGGAACACCCTCCGGTCCATCCTGCATTCCCTGGAGGCTCGGGGGCTGGTTGCCATCCGGCCCGGCAGCGGTTGCTACATGCGGGTAGGCATATCAACGGCCCACGACAACCCCCTGGACCTCAACCTGAGCCCGGAAAAGGTCATGGCCGACCAGTTGGAAGCGGCCTACCTGCTCCTGCCCATGATTGCCGAACACGCCGCGGACCGCATCGGAGAGCGTCAACTGGAAGAGCTCAAACGGTGCAGCGTGGACATCTCCCGCTCCATCTTTCAGGAGTCCCCGAAACGGGTCTGGAACCAATGCCTGACTTTTTTCCGGCTCATCGCCATTGGCACGGGCAACGATTTCCTGGTGCGCACGGTCGAGCAGGTCTGCTCTGCGGACATGGCCGCCTATGACATCTTCTTCACCCTGCGGCGGGATGAACGCGAGGCCATTTTTGCGGACCATATCAAACTGATGCATGCCCTGCGCGCCCGCGACAGCGAATGGGCCAGGGCCATCACGGCCAACTATTTCCTCCGCATGTGCAGCATTCTCGAAGAGCGGGAACAGATCCCCATGACGGATCTGGTCTTCCGTTCGCTGAGGGAAAAAACCGAACAGCGGGACAGAGGTGGAACATGGCCTGTCTGACACGAAGAGATTTTTTCAAGGGAACATTCTCGGCAGAGAAGCCAGCCGCCTCCACGGACGGCAACGCGCCCTCCTCCCTTCCGGAAAGGACACCGTTTTCCTGGAACGAACTGGAGGCCATTGCCGGGGACTTTCCCCCTGAGATGCTTTCAATGGAAGCAGAACGACTAGGGCTGGACCCGGACTCCCCGGACCGCGAAACCCTGCTGGCAGCCGTATACAGGGCCATGACAGGAAGCGGACCGGAGAAATCCGGGCTGTAGAACCGAACGAACCGGAAAGCAGGTTGGGGCCTGAGATCCGGAAACCCCCTCTTGAAAGGAGGCTACTTATGGAACGGTTTGGCGAAGGCTACTTAGAAGAGCGCAAACTCGTCAAGCGCTGGTCGGGACCAATTCCCGCACTGGTAAGCTTGGTGATCACGCTCGCCGTGTTCTATCTGTCCTGGTGGATATTCCAGGACCCGCGTGGCGTCATGCGCATGTACACCCCGTATGTGGGATACATGTACTGCCGCTGGTGGCTCATCATGATGATCTGGATGGTCTACATCTTCAACTTCTGGCCGTTCAAGCGCAAATGGCTTGAAACGGCCCACCCCCTTTTGAAGGGAGCCGTGCTGACGACCATTTCGGCGGTCATTCTGGTGGCGCTCATCAAAGGATTTTTCGAAGGCCTCATGGGCAACTACGGCCTGGCTTACTTCAACCCGGATCAACTGGAAAAGCTGCCCGGCGTGACCAGCTTTTTCGCCATCGAATATTCGGCCCTGGCCATTTTGATGTTCGCGGCCATCGCCAGTTGGCTCTCACCCGCATGGGTCGTGGCCTTTGAAGAAGCACCCTGGCAGAAACTTTCGCAACCAGCCAAGGGCTTCTCCATCCTGATCATGACCTTTTTCCTGTCCCTGGTGGTCTACTTCGTGACCATGCATCCGCACATGGGCATCCTGTACCATCCGTGGCAGTACTTCACCTCCATTGCGCCCCCGTACTGGGAACAGTTCGCGGACACCGTGTCCGGCAACTTCCACATCTCGTGGATCATGTGCTGCACCGTGGTCGTCTGGCTGGTGGAAACCATCTGGGAGCGGTATCCCTTCAACCTGATCAAGAACGACTGGGCACGCCGTTTTGCCTGTTTCTTCGGCATCATCGGTATTGCCCTGGCCATGCACTTCTTCCTCTACTTCGCTCAGGAACTGACCTGGGGCGAAGCCATCCGAGGCACCCGCCGCGCGTTCGCGCCCGACTGGCGCTGGCTGCACGTGGGCGAAATGGCCATCTTCTTCCTGGTCCCGGCCCTGTTCGTGACCTTCTACTGCGACAACTGGCCCAAGAAATACTCCATGCCAGTAAACGTCCTGCTGCGCACCGTGGTCACCCTGATCGGCGCCATCGCGCTGTACATCGTTTACTACAAGACCTCGCACATGTTCCTGGGCACCCAGAAAGGCTTCTCCCACCCGCAACAGTTCCCGATGATCCCGATGATCTGGCTGGTCAACATCTGGTTGGTCCACCATTGGTTCATGGACAACTGGCCCGCATGGAAGATGGTTCCCAAGACCGCTGAAGAGATCGAAGCCGATCATGCTGCCAAGAAGGCGGCCATCGAGGACGTCCGCTGGTCGCCGAAGTTCGGCGTGGGCCTGACGGCAGGCGTGGCCATGGGCGTGGTCTTCTACTTTATCACGGTATGGGCACTGCCAGCAGTGTATGCAGCCGTCAACATCATCCCCGGCAACTAGCCCGGAAAGGAGTATCGCATGTCAGACAACATAAACAGACGCGACTTCCTGAAGGGAGCCGCCACCGGCGTGGGCGTGGGCCTTCTGGGCGCAATGGGACTGTATTCGTATTCGCCCATGCGCAAGAGCCACTTCACCCAGGCAGAACGCAAGATGACCGACATCGGCGTCTGCAAAAGCGTCAAAGTGACCAACATCTCGGAGACCAGCTGGTTTGAAAACGGCGTTCTCATGGGCGACATCAAGGGCGCTGGCGGGTTGCTGGTCAACCAGTACGATTACAACTGGCCGCCGTTCGGCAACGGCAAGGGCCTTGGCAAGGGCTCCTACGAAGAGGGCATCGCCCAGATCAAGCACCTGCTTCCCAACCGACTGGAAGAAGCCTGGAAAATAATCGAGGGCAACTCCGTGCATCCCGAGAACGCCGGCGGCTACGCAGCCCTGGTGGAAGTGGAGCAGATGGACGGCAAAAAGACCAAATACCTGCTTGATGTCGGCTGGTCCTACAAATGGTGCGACGAGGCGTTCAAGCGGGAAGGCATCGACAAGATGCTCGAAAACAAGGAAATCGAAGCCCTGTTCTTCTCCCATGAACACTTCGACCACTTCTGGGGGCTTCCGGTCGCGCTGAAATACGACCCGGAAATCACCATCTACATCCCGGAAGGGTTCTACCCGGAAGGTTTGCAGTACATCAAGGACTGCGGTCACAAGGGCAAGTTGATCACGGTCAAGAACGGCCTGAACAAGGTCATTCCCGGCATGGCGAGCTACGTCTTCGCCATCCCCATCATCTGCCGCGTGTACGGGGAACAATCCCTTTACTTCAACGTGGCCGACAAGGGACTGGTCAGCGTCACCGGCTGCTGCCACCAGGGCATCATCCGGTTCGCCGAAACCGCCTACAACGAAATCAAGTACGAAAACGACAAGTGCTACGGCATCTACGGCGGCCTGCACATCTCGCCCTTTGACGACTGGGACCCCAAGTACGACGACCTGGTCATCTCCCTGGGCGACTATGGATTCGAACGCATCGGCTGCAACCACTGCACGGGCGTACTGTGTGCCAAGAAGTTCATCGCCGCCGGGTATCCGGTGGTTGAAGGCACCGCCAAAAACCGTTCCAAGGACAAGGCCTACCTCGGCAACGGGGACACCATCACCTTCGGCTAACCCACCCCAACCTCATAAACGCCGGCCGCTTCCGCCTTACGGCGGGGTGGCCGGCACCTTCGGAGCCGCACATGTCCATCACCCTGAAAGCATTGCTCCCTCCAGCGTTGCTGGATAATCCCAAACTGGTCGCCGTCGAACTGCCCCGCGCGCTCATGACACGGGCCAACTTCATTCCAGGCGTCCGCCACCGGCTCGGCTGGCGCGGCGTGAGAGACTGCGCAAAGGGCGGGGGAGGATTGACCGTGCGCGTCACCGGCATGCCGGGCGTATACGGTGTGGAAATCCTGGCTGCGGACGGACAGAAGGATGCCGGGCGGGCGACCTTCGGCATTTCCTATTTCCCGATGCCGGACGAAGACCTGATCGAATCCTTCAGCATTGACGCGGGACTGGCCGCCCAGGCCGGAGATTATCTCGAAAGGGTGCGCGAATTCACCCTGCATCCCGATCTGCGCGTCCTGTTCCACATTGCCGGACTGGAGACCTTTTTCACAGCCGCCCCCCAGGGCGTGGGCATGGCTCTGTCCGCCCCGGAACACGACGTGGTCATAGCCAGGGACGGACTGGAAATTCAAACCCCGAACGGCCCGGTGCAAGCCGTTCCGCCCGGCGGAACGGACCAGGATTTTCCGGCATGGGACACGGCGCTGCCCCTGTTCAATGCCCTGGCCGCCTCCGCATCATTTTGCCTCGGCGACAGCCCTGATTCGCTGACCAGCCACAGCATGGCCTCCACACGCAGGACCTATGGCGCGAACGCGCGGATCACCTCTCAAGCCTGCCCCCATTCGCGAACATGGCGCCTCGGGCTGGGCTGGAACACCCCTGTTCCGGCAGACCCGCACTTCACCGACACGAAAGACCTCTGGCAACGGCCCGCCCCCATTCCCGAAGACTGGGCCGACGCCCTCTGGCTGAACCCGAACATCCAGGGCGCGGGCAACAGCATCGACAAACGGACAATGGGCATCTCGGACAAGCCGCGCCTTATCGTCCTGACCGGCTTTCTCGGGTCCGGCAAGACCACGTTCCTGGCCCGTTTCATCGAAGAACAGGCGGCCAAAAACGGCTTTGTGGCCGTCATTCAGAACGAAATCGGCCAAAAAGGGCTGGACGGCAAACTCATGGGGCAACACTACGCCGTCACCGAAGTGGACGAAGGATGCGTCTGCTGCACCCTGGCCGGAAGCCTGCGGGCCGCCCTCTCGGGCATCCTCTCGGAATTCCAACCGGATTTCGTTGTTCTCGAGACCACCGGACTGGCCAACCCGGCCAACCTGCTTTCTGAAATAGCCGACCTTGACGACCTGCTCGAATTCGCCTCGGTGACCACGGTGGTGGATGCGGCCGGAGCCGCCCGCGCCCTGGACAATCACGAAGTGGCCCGGAGCCAGGTTCGATTGGCCGATGTGCTGCTCGTCAACAAGGCCGACCTTGTTTCCGAATCGGCCCTCAACGAACTCGAAACCCGCCTGCGGACATTGAACACCGCAGGGACCATGCACCGGGTGGTCCAGGGGGACATCCAGGCCGCAGCACTCTACGGGGTGAACTTCCGCAACACGCCGAGCCGCCCGGCCCCGACTCTGCCCCTGATGGGCGCACAACCCACCCACATGGACGACAACATCCAAAGCTCCCTCATTTCCCTGGACGCACCCGTGGACCGCGCCGCATTCAGCCAAGGTGTGGCCGCACTTCCTGACAAGGTCCTCCGGGCCAAGGGTATTGTCCGATTCCTGGACACCGACATCCCGGAAGTATTCCAATTCGTTCCCGGACACACCTCCCTGACGCCGATGGACCAGGAGCCAGGCGGCAGCTTCATGGTCATCATCGGCCAGGACTCCCCACAGGTCGCTGAAGACTTCCGGTCCGCCCTCGGCATCGGGGCGTCCGCCTCCTGACCGCTCCTTTGTTGAAGCGTCGGCTCGACTGAGCGTCTTTTAACGACTGACGCAAAAAGCCCCCGAAAAGCTTCTGCTTTCGGGGGCTTTATTCATCTGTGGAGAAAGACGCTACTTGGCGGCTTTCCGAGCTGCATCAAGCCAACCATTCCAGGTAGCCTGATTCTTGGCGATCCACTCATCCACATGCTTGGCGATATCCTTGTCGGACTTCTCTCCTTCGTTCATGCGGGTGTTCTGCTCGCTGACATCGGCCAGGGGCAGGGTGAACACATCCAGGAACTTGGCGGCAGCCGGGTTGGCGGCCAGGAATTTCTTGTTGGCCACGACAGCGATATCGTACACGACGAATCCCGGACGAAGCGGATCGGAAACCGCCCCTTCAATGCCGGAGACTTCGCCGTTCACATCGCCTTCAGCGGGTACGTTGATCCACATCACGTCCTTGCCGGGCTTGAGTTTGTACACGGTCCAGTTGGGCGTCCAGGTGTAGAAGAAGACCGGCTTGCCGGACTTGTATGCACCCAGAGCAGAGGCCATACCGGCCTCGTACGCGGCCTTGATGGGCTTGATATACTCTCCCAGGCCATAGATCTCCATGTGCGTGGCGATGACCTTTTCACAACCCCAGCCCGGAGGGCAGGCAACCAGATCGGCCTTGCCGTCGCCGTCCTGGTCGAACGCCTTGATCACCTCGGGACGCTTGAAATCGTCGAGGGATTTGATGCCGAATTGTTCCACTTCCTTTTTGGATACCAGGTATCCCTGCATGCCGCCCGCCTTGATGATCGGGGAGAGAATGGCCGCCTTCTCATCAAAGTTCTTGGGCAGCTGGGGAGTGTGCAGAGGGAAATTGCCGTTGCACCAGTAGTCGATGTCGCCCAGGACGATGGACTTGTAGGCAATGGGATTTGTCAGGTCCTTGGGTTTCTGAACGTCATAGCCGAGTTCTTCGAGACCGCGGCGGGCCAGGGCTTCCTGGAAAAAACCGGTGTTCCAGGTGGCGCGGGCGGGCTTCAGGGTCACGCCCTCGCCGGGCTTCATGTCCGTGGCCAGCGCGGCCGATGCGATCATGACCGTGCAGATGACGGTAAGGAAGATTTTCATGAATTTCATAGGACCTCCTAGGGTTCTGTTTTTTATTTCTTTTGAGCCATGGATTGGGTGATGCGGTCCAGGACAATGGCCATGAGCACGATGCCCAGGCCGCCGACCACGGCGCGTCCAATATCCAGGGTGTTCAAACCGAGGATAACAGGGGAACCGAGTCCGCCCGCACCGATGAGCGCGGCGATGACGACCATGGACAGGGCCATCATGATGGTCTGGTTCAGGCCGGCCAGGATGGTCGGCATGGCCAGGGGAATCTGGACCTTGAAGAGCACCTGCCAGCGGGTGGCCCCGAAGGCCTGTGCCGCTTCCACCAGTTCGGGATGCACGCCCCGGATGCCGAGGCTGGTCAGCCGGACGATGGGGGGCAGGGCAAAAATGATGGTGGCCAGCACGCCCGCCACGTTGCCGACGGAAAAGAGCATGACGATGGGCACCAGATAGACAAAGGCCGGGGTGGTCTGCATGGCGTCAAGCACGGGCCTGAGATATGTCTGAAACCGGTCGCTGCGCCCGGCCATGATGCCGAGTGGAACGCCGAGCAGGCCGCATATGACGACCGAGGAAAGGACCATGGCCAGGGTGATCATGGTGTCCTCCCACAGGCCGAGAAACCCGACGAGCAGCATTGATGCCATGGAAAAAACCGCCAGCCGCTTGCCGGAGACTCTCCAGGCGATCAGGCAGACCACACCGATGATGATGGCCGGGTGCATGGCATTGAGACCGTGCTCGAACCCGGTCAGGAGCTGTTCCACCGGCCATTTCAACATCTGGAAAAACTCTCGGTGGTTGTCCACCAGCCAGTCGACAAAGGTGCTGACCCATTGGTCTAGGGGGATTGTTGCGTCATCGAACATGATCATTCGCCTCCTTCGGTCAACGTGACCTCGGTCTTGTGCAACGTCCTGAGAAAACGGTTCTTGGAGACGACGCCCAGATACTTGTCGGCATCGTTCACC
This window encodes:
- a CDS encoding transposase; translation: MRRKWDARTKARLVLEGLMGGCVNELCRSHDLRPGQYYKWRGYFLEHCHQVFERPPNAQDESELAVENEKLKRLVGELTLELNSGKSIR
- a CDS encoding sigma-54 dependent transcriptional regulator, giving the protein MADILIIDGDISFATQLEADLLRHGLPAASCNCLARAMGMLHMGNYKIVLIGDGLPDGDCLDFLATIREIPSFPEVIIISRNRDPDVVEKAIENGAWNYMIKPPNMQRLLVHIHRIIEYQTEKSTTGVPISLRREGIIGNSRLLLACLDTVAQAAATDSNVLLFGETGTGKELFARAIHKNSAREKKPFVVVDCAALPDTLAENLLFGHERGAYTSADHHSIGLIKQADGGTLFLDEIGELPISMQKVFLRVLEGRSFRPVGGVKEVTSNFRLLAATNRNLEEMVQREEFRRDLFYRLLGIQIQLPPLRAIAEDINELACNFIRRHCQRMKIEGKGFSSDFLDALMQYDWPGNIRELMNTIEQAIAQAGKEAILYPRHLPKTIRAQLARRALGNATDTQSEQETEILDADTFPDLKSHRKQQILELETQYLKNLMRITLGDMEQSCRIAGLSRARLYALLKRYAITKP
- a CDS encoding apoptosis regulator Bcl-2, encoding MACLTRRDFFKGTFSAEKPAASTDGNAPSSLPERTPFSWNELEAIAGDFPPEMLSMEAERLGLDPDSPDRETLLAAVYRAMTGSGPEKSGL
- a CDS encoding CoB--CoM heterodisulfide reductase iron-sulfur subunit A family protein, with amino-acid sequence MAKKIGVYVCHCGSNIAGKVDCEGVAAYARGLKDVAVSRDYQFMCSDPGQEMIIKDIREYGLSRVVVASCSPRLHEKTFQGACARAGLNPYLLQHSCIREHCSWITADPVEATAKAMHIVEAAVERVGQHQELFSREVDVLPDVMVVGAGIAGIQASLDIAKSGHRVHLVEKGPSIGGHMAQFDKTFPTLDCAACISTPKMVAVSQEPNINLMTWSEVDEVSGFVGNYTVTVRHKPRYINADICTGCGACLEKCPTKAPSEFDEGLTRRKAIFRNSPQAVPNTPVIDGTICKMITKGKCGVCQTICPTGAIDYEMKESLEVFHVGSIVLATGYAAMDPTPMAEYGFGRFDEVYTALQFERLNNAVGPTGGKILMKNGKLPESVAIIHCVGSRDKNYHEYCSRTCCMYALKYDHLIKDKVGHNTKVYNFYIDMRCFGKGYEEFYKRVQEEGVTFIRGRPAEIVQENGKLVVIGEDTLLDMNVRVPVDMVVLCTAMEAQPDMTEVARVFGVAQGQDGFFLEEHPKLGPVSTATDGVFLAGACQGPKDIPDAVAHASGGAAQALALAARGKVSISPTTSWINPDVCVGCKVCVGLCPYSAIEFDERRQVAVINEAMCKGCGSCAGYCPSGAAQIKHFNENQIFNEIDGLLGMMEDIPPDIGRPGTMPDDSSAATRPNPSA
- a CDS encoding twin-arginine translocation signal domain-containing protein, with the translated sequence MSDNINRRDFLKGAATGVGVGLLGAMGLYSYSPMRKSHFTQAERKMTDIGVCKSVKVTNISETSWFENGVLMGDIKGAGGLLVNQYDYNWPPFGNGKGLGKGSYEEGIAQIKHLLPNRLEEAWKIIEGNSVHPENAGGYAALVEVEQMDGKKTKYLLDVGWSYKWCDEAFKREGIDKMLENKEIEALFFSHEHFDHFWGLPVALKYDPEITIYIPEGFYPEGLQYIKDCGHKGKLITVKNGLNKVIPGMASYVFAIPIICRVYGEQSLYFNVADKGLVSVTGCCHQGIIRFAETAYNEIKYENDKCYGIYGGLHISPFDDWDPKYDDLVISLGDYGFERIGCNHCTGVLCAKKFIAAGYPVVEGTAKNRSKDKAYLGNGDTITFG
- a CDS encoding GTP-binding protein — encoded protein: MSITLKALLPPALLDNPKLVAVELPRALMTRANFIPGVRHRLGWRGVRDCAKGGGGLTVRVTGMPGVYGVEILAADGQKDAGRATFGISYFPMPDEDLIESFSIDAGLAAQAGDYLERVREFTLHPDLRVLFHIAGLETFFTAAPQGVGMALSAPEHDVVIARDGLEIQTPNGPVQAVPPGGTDQDFPAWDTALPLFNALAASASFCLGDSPDSLTSHSMASTRRTYGANARITSQACPHSRTWRLGLGWNTPVPADPHFTDTKDLWQRPAPIPEDWADALWLNPNIQGAGNSIDKRTMGISDKPRLIVLTGFLGSGKTTFLARFIEEQAAKNGFVAVIQNEIGQKGLDGKLMGQHYAVTEVDEGCVCCTLAGSLRAALSGILSEFQPDFVVLETTGLANPANLLSEIADLDDLLEFASVTTVVDAAGAARALDNHEVARSQVRLADVLLVNKADLVSESALNELETRLRTLNTAGTMHRVVQGDIQAAALYGVNFRNTPSRPAPTLPLMGAQPTHMDDNIQSSLISLDAPVDRAAFSQGVAALPDKVLRAKGIVRFLDTDIPEVFQFVPGHTSLTPMDQEPGGSFMVIIGQDSPQVAEDFRSALGIGASAS
- a CDS encoding GntR family transcriptional regulator codes for the protein MNKKDKALEKLGQIIQDMELKAGDRLPSERRLETMLEVSRNTLRSILHSLEARGLVAIRPGSGCYMRVGISTAHDNPLDLNLSPEKVMADQLEAAYLLLPMIAEHAADRIGERQLEELKRCSVDISRSIFQESPKRVWNQCLTFFRLIAIGTGNDFLVRTVEQVCSADMAAYDIFFTLRRDEREAIFADHIKLMHALRARDSEWARAITANYFLRMCSILEEREQIPMTDLVFRSLREKTEQRDRGGTWPV